In the Sulfobacillus thermosulfidooxidans DSM 9293 genome, AGAACGTACGCGTTTAGATCACCTTATCAAAGCTGTATGTGATGGAGATGATAATGCCCAAGATTGTGACAGGCTGGGTCAAACGATTTCTCAAACATTACAGCAGCGTCAGCACGCACTAAACCTTTTGACGGAGCGTGAGCGAGAAATCTTGACCTTCATGGCACAAAAAAATCTTTCGTACCGGGCTATTGCCCAAAAACTGCACGTCAGCGAAGGCACTATTCGTGCCCATGCCAGCAATATTATGCAAAAAGCCCATGTACATAGCCGCCAAGACGCGGTGATTTGGGCGCAATCATGGCATCTATTGCCAATTAATGGACCTCTTCGCGAGAAGATCTCTCAACATCATTACGAGACCGAGTAAGCCTGTGCATAGACATCCATTCTAAGCTACAATAATGAAAATGTTGTAGCGGAAGAGAAGAGGATGCAAACGTTTTCGACGCGAGTAAAGTGGGCTTTAGGATTAATTGCTGCCGTATTAACCCTTGGCACGGTGGGATTTCACCAAATTTATCATGTGAATTGGCTTTTGGCTTTTTATTTCATTATCGCCATCATGTCGACCGTTAGTGACTCCCGAATTACGCCCCATGGAACACTCCAGTTGGTCTTCAATGCCATCATTATCATTATCGGGACAGGTGTATGGATTTTTGGCCTATCCCTGATTGTTTCATATTTTTTGGAATCTGATTTGGGTCATTTTAAGGAGCGACGCACAATGCGTGAAATTGAACGCATGATCAATCACTTTGTTGTTATCGGTGCCGGACGTGTGGGAGAAAGTATTGCGCGCGAATTGGTTGATCTGGGAGAGACCGTCGTAATTCTGGATCCCGATCCCACGCGCATCGAACGAATTCGCAATAGTGGACTGCCTGCTTTAACCATTAACGGCTTTAATGCCGATGCATTAAACTTGGCGCATTTAGTAAAAGCGCGAGGTATTGCTCTCGCGTTACCGGATGACGCTCAAAATTTGTATGCTTACTTAACGGCGCGCGATATTAATCCGCATCTTCAAGTGGTGGCGCGTGCTCAAACTCAGGAATCCGCTCATTATTTAAAAAATTTGGGCGTTGACCGGATTATTCTTCCCGACCTCATTACGGGCAGGCGTCTAGCGAGAATGCTTGCCAAACCGGTGGCGCAGGATTTGTTGATGGCCCTTCTCAATGAAGAAGGTGTCCATGTTCAAGAAATTTACGTCAATGATCATGACCCCATTGCGAATCAACCCGTACAAAATATTCGTGATATCTATGGTGAAGCCGTCACATTAATCGGTTACTGGCATGAAGGAAAATTGCACATGGCACCGCGTGCCCAGGACATTATCGTACCCGGTGATACTGTCATCCTCGTCCAAGTAGATGAAACATGACCCTTCCACAACAATCTTTATAGAGACGGTTCTGCAGATTTTATTTGTTGCTTCCAACGGGGATGCTGTTCCATCAAACGAAAATCACGCTGAAAAATCAAGGCAGCACAAAATATGGTGACAATCATTCCGCCGACAAACATTAACTGGGCTGGCTGCAAAAGATGTGCGTTCAATACTAAGGCCGACAGGGCATAACTCAGTGGCGTTAACCCCACTGACATCAAGCTCAGCAAGGACATCACTCGACCCAACATGGCCTGATCGACAATGGTTTGAACATATGTAATGATGGGGATATCTGTCACACTAATCGCTATGCCAGACACCCCCATAAATACAATGCCCAGGAACCACTGATGAACGAGGGATGTGGCACAAAGACCCATGCCAATACCGGACGCGGCGAGAGCCAACCACCGAAAATGACCCCGAAGGCCATTAAACAAGCCCACAAAAATTCCTCCAAGGACAGCCCCTAGTCCCAAAGCAGACTCAAAATCACCATAAATCGTTCCGGACCATCCATGATCTTGAACGAAACTGGGTAAGCCAATATTGGCCGGTCCCATAAAAAACAGATTAATCAGCATGGACGCTAACATAAGAAATAAGAGCACACGTATTCGAAATACATAACGAATGCCCTCGACAAGATTGACCCACAGTCCTTTCATTCCCTCATCTTTTTTAGGTTCAAAAGATCGGGAAGAGATCAAACGCACCATAGCAATAACCGCGAAACTCATGATATACAGACTAGCAATAACCATAAAGATCACGGAAAAATGTGGCATTCGTAACAATAGTCCTGCAGACAGCGGTCCGACAACCACACTAAATTGTTGACTGGTTTGAATCATGGCATTAGCACGTCCTAGCTCCACGGGTTCTACAACAAAGGGAACCATCGCATTTTGCGTCGGCCAATAAAATGCATCGATGACACCAAACAAAAAGGCGACAATGTATAGGAGGATCATTGTAAAGGAACCCATGCCAGCAAGCTGACTCACCCCCAAAAGAATCCCTGCCCGTAAGAGTAACGAAACGAGGAGAATAATTTTAGGATTGAAACGGTCGATTATCACTCCTCCCATCGCCATGAAAACCAATCGAGGCAGAGAAGCCAATAATAACGTGGTTCCCAAATCCGCAGCCGAATGTGACAATCTTAGAACAAACCACGCCAAAACCACATAATACGCGCTGTCTGCTAACGATGCGAAAAACGATCCTATCCATAGGAAAAGAAAAGAACGAAAGGTATGAAAGGCACGGAAAGCACGAACAAACCGTAAGAACAAACGGCACCACAACGATCCATTCATGAACTGATCCTCCGTACCAACCCTCTACCCGCCCATTGATAGCCTGGGGGCAGCTCGTGGTCCTCACTGACAAAATATTGAGTGGGAGTGACAAACCCAACGTTTTGAAGAAAGAAAATCTCTCCCGGATCTTTCCTTTGATCTCTGTCAATAGCTTCACGAAAAGACTGGTCCAACTCTTCTAATTCCTTTAATAAAGAGCGATATTTGACCAGCCATTGCTGCAAATCCTTGCGATCCACTTTAAATTCATACGCATCTCCCATGAACGGCGGCTCTAGTGAAGCCCCTTCAACATGTTCCGCAATATTAGGAAATGAGCCCGCAGGGGTTTCTCGAATGCGCCCAATGACCATATGTAATTGGGTGATTAAGACGTCTTGCAGTAATGTTGGCTGCGAGTGAATGATGGGCAGCAATTCTTCATCTATGACATAATCGAAAGCTACTGCACGATAAAATTTTTGGACAATGCCATTTTTTTCTTGGGTACGCACCACCGTCACTAACCCTTTGTCTTCAAGTTCCTTCAAATGGTAATGAATTTTAGATGGGGCCATTGTCATCAAGTCAGCGATTTGCTTTCCTGTATATTCATGAGCAATTAAATATCCGAGAATTTGCATCCGCAGCGGATCACTTAAGATTCTCAGTGTATCGTAATCTTGTATAACAAAATAATGTTTCAATATGTTCCCCTTCTCTTTAACGTTCAACATTATTTTAACGTTATACATTAATAAACTAATGGCACGTGACAGTGATGTCAAGAGCCCCCTAGCACATCGCATCACACTATAATATCTCGGCTGCCCGTCACGCCTTGTCCAAGCCCGAACTTATCCACTATGCCGCATACATCGAACGGTTGGTAGCGCCCGGAACAGACGCAGTGAGCAGGATACAAAAATTTTTAGTGGGGTGGATGAACACGTTGAAAGAAACGCGTTATCGCCTCTGACAGATTCATGGTCCGTCAGAAAAATTGTCTTAGCGATATTCAGACTGGTAGATCGCGAGCGGTTAAAGACATAAAGACAGCTCTGCTCTTTTGTCGCTGAAATTGGTAAACGAGCTTTGCCGACCCAATGAGGGTCAGCGTGGTGTCTTGCTAACTCATGTCAGAATCATCGAGAATAAGGATCCAACATTTCCCACATCCACGAAAAAAATCGGTCGACATCGATATCAATCGCGACCTCGACCCCACGATCATCTACGCCGGAACCCGGGACAACAATCACTTGTCCTCGGTGAACGTCATGACATCGTTCAACCCGAATATTCATGGGTTGCCAGCTAAAAAATTCAGGATGGGCAACAGCAGCCACAGCTAAGACATCGTGGACGGGAGCACCACCGGGACCCGCATCGGGTTCATGGTCAAAATAAAAGGTGAAAATATCGTGTAACATGGTTCCGACTTCTGAACCCCATGTCAGAAACCGCTCAAGAGCTTCGGGCGACAATAACGCCTTATGCGTCACGTCTAATCCGACCAGACGAATGGGAATACCTGATGCCAACACCCAGTCGGCCGCATCGGGATCGACATAAAAGTTGAATTCAGCATAAGGGGTAATGTTTCCCTTATTCAAGGAACCTCCCATGATGGCCAATCGTTCAATATGGGGAATGAAGTGGGTGTTGCCCATTAGAAACGCTGCAACATTGGTTAACGGTCCTGTGGCAATCCACGTGATGGGATCAGGCTCGTGTAAGAATTCTGATGCTAACCACATTTGGGCGTCATCGAGAATCTCGTCTTCCCGGGTTCGGGGATGAAAACGATATCCATCGAGCCCGCTGGATCCATGCACATGACTGGCCGTCACTAATGGTCTGAACAGAGGATGGGCATAGCCCTGATGCACAGAAATGGCCTCATAATGCGCTAAGTCGAGGACTCGGCGCGCATTACGGTATGTTTTATCCACTGTCTGATTTCCAGCCACCGTCGTTACACCCTTGACGTGAAATGCGGTTAATGCGACCAATAGTGCGAGTACATCATCATGACCCGGATCCATATCCAGATAAACAGATTTCATCATCATTAGGCGCTAACACCTTTGCCCTATGGCTCAGGATAAACGCCTTCTCCCCTCTCTTTCTCCCACGCTCTAAACAAAATCGCGGTGAGTTTTTCCCTTCTTTCAATAACCTTGGCGACAAGTAGAGGACTAACTCCCCATGCCATCCTTATGTTAGCATCCTAGCGAAGAACACCTCAGTCATCTAATCCCATCATGAGTTTTTTCCTTAGCCTATCTTGAAAAACCGCAACAAGTTGTTTGAACCCTACCGTTGCCATGACGGCTTTCCTCATTGTCGTCTTTACCCTATCAAAAACCCATGTCGACGATTTGACTTACTCATCCCAAAAGCGCAATTGTGGCGAAGGTAATTCCAGTAACGATACCGTAATACCTATTAACCGTACGGGACGATTTTCTGCAACATGTAACCACAATTGCCTCGCGAGACGGTAAATGCTATCAGTGCTTTGCAGCGGCAAAGAAGATGACAGCTGTTTACTGTGTAACCTGAAATCCGTTGTTCGCCATTTAATACCCATTCGGTAACCCACCAATCCCAGCTGTAATAACCGGGCGCTGATCTCTTGGGAACATTGTTGGAACAACGCAAGAATGTCGGCAATTCCCGATAAATCCTGCGCTGTCGTGTGCTCGGCACTGACCGACCGTCGGTCAGTGCAACGGGGATTTATCACCGGCGTGTAATCATCGCCCTTGGCTCTCAGATACAGTGCGAGACCGTGTTGCCCAAATTGATGGAGGATCGCCGATAACGGTTGTTGCGCAAGATCGCCTATGGTCTGAATGCCTAATCGCTCCATTTTTTGCGCTGTAACCGGTCCACACCCAAATAACTCCGTAACAGGACGGGGCCATAATCGCTCGGGCAACTCGTCTTTTCTCAGTACCGTAATGCCCTCCGGTTTATTCCAATCACTAACTTGTTTGGCTAACATCTTATTCACAGAAATCCCTATACTAATGGTGATACCTAAACGTTCTCGAACCTGTGCCTGCAAAGATGCTGCCACCAGTGCCGGATTCTCGGCAAAACTCATCTGATTACTCATGTCCAGCCATGCTTCATCCAAGGCAAGAGGTTCAATAATCCCCGTGTATTGTTGAAAGATGTGATGCAGATGTTCTGAATACCGGCGATATAGGGATTTATCAGGCGTAATCGCCACGATGTCCGGACATAATTGCCAAGCTTGGCCAAGATTCATACCTGTTTCTATGCCAAATTGGCGGGCGCGATAATTGGCCGTGACAATAATTCCATGACGGGTTCTAACATCTCCGGCCACGACAACAGGCTGTTCACGCAGTTCAGGTCGCTGTGCCATGTGACAGGATGCATAAAACGCATCGGCATCGCAGTGCAATATCCAACCGGATGCTGGCTCTCGAAACGGATCAAAATGTCGCGACACATTGTTCACTTCCGCTCTCAGGGACCTTCATCATTAGACCAGGTTAAGATTTTTCCTGTACACCCATGTCTATTATAGCGTGATAGGCTCTAATACCGCATAGCGAGCCCAGCCGAATTTTATGCTGATTTCGATCACCCTTTAGTTAGGACATAACCGGAAAAATTTGTTAACATATATGACGAGTTTGACATAAGGAGGATCCTCAAATGGCCTTTCTAGGTGGTAATAACAATCAATTAACGGGAATGGGTGAAATTGAAGAAGAATTAAAGCAACTGCAAAGCCATCCCGGTGCCGCGACGAGTAATTTAAGTGCTATGGATTTCTGGTTGCTCGTTGATGCAGGTTATCAACCCTTAGGTTTTGTTTTAGGCAATTCGGTCATGAGTATGGGCGTGTCTGGCGGCATTGCCACAGCGTTTAAGGGACTTCAACGCGGCGAACTGAAGCAATTGACCCAGCTCATGTATGCTGCCCGCGAACTATCCTTGCAACGTATGAAAGCCGAAGCCGATGCATTAGGGGCTGACAGCATCATTAATGTCCAGGTAGAAATTATTCATCGGTCAGAAGAAATCATGGAAGTTGTTGCAACGGGAACCGCTGTCAAAAAGGTTAGTGAGCCCTCAGGCCGTCAAATCACCTTGCAAGTGAAATAGGCTCAAATGTTTATGGGGCTATAGGAAAAAATCAACCATCTGTAGCCCTTCTCTATCCCTTCTTGGGTACGGCTTAATGTCGCCGTCTTCGGGAATGATAACGTTTCATTTTGAATATTTTAATCAGGCCCAGGATGGTGAGCAATCCACTGGCAACATAAAAGATCCCTGAGAACCCCAATAAATAGTGACCGTGCCATAATGCGGCTAAAACGGCCATCAGTCCGGCTGACCCTAATATGATTGCCACAGTGAGTTGCTGTGACAAGTAATCCAGTCGTCGTAGAATGGCCGTTACGTCGGGGCGCGTTTCGATAGCGCCATAGGCTATGCGCGATAGACTTTTGTCCAGTGTTTCGGGTAAACGCAGACCGATTTGACCCCATTGCACAACTTTTTGGGCACCACGATCCCATAAAAGTTTTCCTGTTGGTCCAAACAATCGTTCCACTTGTTCCCGTAACAATTGATAATAGCGATTATTCCATAACACACGCCGTTCGTTAATCATCGGCAATGCCTTATCTTTTAACAGTGCCATCCAATCCAAATCGGGATCTAACGTAGAAACCAGTCCAAATAACATGCCGATGGCCCGCCCTAAAAACATGTAGTGCGCAGGGAATTGTAACGGTTCTTCATAGAGAAAATCTTGAAAATCATGCACTAAAGCTGTTAACGCAGGACCTTCTTGCAACGGAACACCTGCCATACGGGCTAACATCACAGAAACAGCTCGGGTCAAGACTTCCAAATTGGCCGATGGACGCACAAACCCCAGATCGATCATACAATCGACAACTCCATGGGCATTTTGTGCCAATGCATATTCCACCAAACGTCCAAACACATCGATGTGTTCAGGCACAATGTCACTCATCATGCCAAAATCTAGGAATATGAGACGTCCATCAAATCCTGCCAGAAAGTTTCCAGGATGCGGATCAATCTGCACAAATCCATCCACAACAATTTGCTTTAAATACGCTTCAATGAGGATTGCAGCTAATTGATGCGGATTTAATTCGTGTTGACGTAATTGCTCGATATCGGTGAGTTTGATACCCTCAACGTATTCCATCACGAGCACAGTGGAATGGACATAATCAGGATAAACATCAGGCACTTTAATCATTGGCCAGTCTGAAAAATTCTTCTTAAATCGCAATAAATGTTCTTGTTCTTGAATATAATCGAGTTCTCGGTACACGGATTGCCGAAATTCTTCAAAGAGTTTAACCGTATCAATGCGTCGGCCCACCTTGGTCCATCGCCGCAAGAATGCCATGACGCGTGCCAAGGCTTTGAGATCTGTCTTGGCTAAGTCCCGTATATTGGGACGCTGGACTTTTACCGCAATGAGATCATGCGTTGTGGCAAGACGAGCCTTATGAACTTGTCCCAATGAAGCGGCAGCAATCGGTGCTGGTTCGAAATCCGTAAAAATTTCTTGCAAGGGTTTGTGAAAGGTGCTTTCAATCAATTCGCGAATATCGTCAAAAGGTGCGGCAGGCACTTGATCCTGCAACTGTTGTAATTCCTTGGTGAAGGCTAATGGCAACACATCCGTGCGGGCACTTAAAAATTGTCCGACTTTGATAATGAGGCCTTGTAAACGCAAGGCCTCCTGGCGAAATCGAATTCCACCTTGTCGGTAAATATCTTGAATGACTTGTTCGGCATCCGGCAGCTGTTGTCGTTCGATGCGTTCAATATTCCGGTAATCCCGCCAATAGGACAAGGCCAAACGAAAAATGGCCAACGTGCGTTTCAGTTGTGAGGGCAAAGTTACAGTCCATCCTTTTATGCAACTTGTGCATCATTCTTCGTTTTTGTCACCTTACGATTCCGGATTGATATCCTCAGGTTCATCCCAAACAGCATAGGCTTCATCTAATTTACGTAAAAACTCATGACGTTTGCGCCGGTAGCTTTCGCGTCGCTCATCGGACATATTACTCCATAAGCCACGTCGGAACCAACTCTTAAGACCGAATAAGGCCAACAACCAAACCAACAGCGGCACACGAGGACGTCGTCGAAACCACATAATTATTTCCTCCTTTAGTCGTGTTATGCTTCAAGTCAAAAATTCGTACTGCTTACTAATTTCTATTATACTGCTTTATGTTTTGAATGGTGGAGATTTTGAGTTGTCCTCCGTCAGGCCTAGTCATGGCTTACTGACTCATAGAGGGTTTGATAGTGTCTAGGCATATGTCCTAAGCCAAACATCATAACTTCTTCGCGCGCCCGAGAAATGGCCGTATACAATTGATAGGCACCACCTAATACCAGTTCAAAGGCGGTTGCACTCTCGGCAACCAATATGGCCGCATCAAATTCCAAGCCTTTGGCGTATTTTACTGTGCTAATAATGACCTGATATCCTTCCGGATCTGCAGGTTCTACAGCCATTTTAAGTTGTTCGGGTTGCAAGGCGAATAGCTCTTCCCGCAATTGATGAGGAATCTTATTGGCAAAAATCAAGGCGACTTGGCCTGAATATCGGCTCACTAGACGCTCAACTTCGTGAATCAGTTTTTCTGCTGCGTGATGTCCCAAAGAATAGGGAGGATGAATAATCCCACCAGGTCGCCGCGGACGCTGTTCGATTCCCGCTGGATGGGCTGCATTAGCTAGCTGGACGACTTTAGCACGAGAACGATAATTATCTTTGAGTACGATATACCGAGCCTGTAATTGCTGAGCCAAAGTTTCCCACGACAACGGCTGAGAAAAATCTGTTAAATGCTGATACGGGTCTCCGACCACAGTAAGGGACCCGTTAGCTGTTAACAGCTGACGCACCAGCGCAAATCCTATCGCCGGTAAATCTTGAGCCTCATCGAGAACAATAAGAGCATAGCGCTGCTTAGGAGAAAAAATCTTGGTAGACAAATATAATAGCCCTAGCGCATCGCCTATTCCCCATGTCCCTTGCAATGAAAAGGGTGATGATAACCCAAATTGTTTCCGGACTGTGCTATAAAGCGGGGCGACATCATTGATGTCTCGAGGAAGATGACTCGTAGCCAGCCACGCGGCAAATCGTTGCCGGGCTTGACTCATCGCTGTTTGAAACTCGTGAGATTCTGAACCGACAAGTACTGTTTCCACGACCGATGTCCACCGCTCGCGAAGCAATTGCACACCGTGTGACAACGATTTGGCGGAAGCAAGTAACCGAGCCACATCTTCACACAAGAGACTGGCGACCCGAGTTTGTTTACCGCTCATACGGTCCACGTTAAATTCCATCTCTAAAGGACCTAATTTCAAGGCGACTTCTTCAAGATATTCCTTAAACCATCGGTCCACAAACTCCACAAATCCAAGATCATACAATTTGCTCTCCTCTTGATACAGAATCTGAGGGCGCACAGGCAGCCCAGCATAAGCTGATACCCACGCCCCTAAATCATGTAAAACAATATCGGTGGCATCCAGCGAAGGCAAAATATCAGAAACATAGCGCAAAAATGGCGCGGATGGACCCAAATACAAAATTTGCTTAGCCGTCAGAGATTGGGAATGCAATAAATGGACAACACGGTGCAGAGCAATCTCGGTCTTGCCACTACCAGGTCCCCCATTTATCACCAGGCTTTGCCGCATGGGCTGAACAATTAAATCATATTGCTCTTCTTGCAATGTCGCCACAATATCGGCGAGTTTGCCTCCAGAGCTTTTCTCAAACATCTTGGACTCAATAAATTCTCCTAAATCTCCCAAGTCGGGAAGATTGGCATCACGGTAGAGATCTGTCACTTCATCAAGGGTTGCCGCCTGAATGACAAGACGGGTAACCCGTTTCAAATCCCAGATATTGGGCACAGACCGGTGCGTAATATACATTTTAGCTACAGGTGCATTCCATGGTATCACATTGATGACGCGATCTTTGCCATCACGAAACGACAAAGAACGCTGCGATTTACTGACATAAACCACTTCCATAACATCGTTCTCATCGTGATCAATATATTCCAATCGTCCATAATAGGGGCTTGAGCGATGCCGATCCCACTCTTCAAACCATTTTTGTTCGCCCCGCGCGACCGCCTCATAAACAGCAATGTCATTGGCCCCGGAAACGGGTTGTCGGTCTCGGGTTAATAGCCGGTTCAATCCTTCGTCGATGGTTCTTAAAACGTGGGATAACGTGGTCTGCTCAGCTAAAAACGTTCTTGACGATTTTTCAAAACGATACTCCATGTCATTTACCACCTCAAGACAAAGACGCCCAAGAACCCGACTCAATGCAGACTATCTTAACAGAGTGACGAAAAAAATTCTAATCATTTGCCTTTAAGAGGAGTGCATTGCAAGAAAGCGCCAAAAAAATCCGCCATTATCATGGCGGGAAGATACCTGTGAAACGTATAGAGCTATATGCGTTTGCGATAATCGGCCAATGAGGTCGTTTTGTCCAACGGCACCATGGTATCGATCATTTCTTTCGCCTCTAACAAACTGCATTGTCGCCTTTCTCGCAGTAGCCGGATCGCTTCGACGCGTCGATTTTGAGCTAAAATCATCCGTATATCAAAATCGAAATCCCCTAATTCCGGATCCATACCAAACATGCCTAATAATTGGTGTTGTTGCCATTCCAATTGTTTCAATCGGTAATGTAACCAGATAATCATGAAAAACAATGCTAATCCCGTAATTATCATGACTCCGACCATACCAGTGCACACTCCCGTGAAGGTTATCTGATTAATAGTGTAGAGAGTTGCCGAACAAAAAGCATGTTTTAACGGGGATTAATGAAATTCATCAGGATTCATCTTAATCTGCGCCACGGAATGCCTTGTTACCAAACATCACTACATTTCCACTTGCTGCCTAGCGGAACTCGATGATTGAAAAGGTCTTTGTGCTGAATCTTGGACAGCATGATAACTCTTCAACATGATTGCAAAGATCAAGCCCGTTAAAGTAATCCATGACGCTAAAACAAAGACATCATCCATGGCCATGACAAAAGCCTGTTGTAGGATATTTTCATGCAGCAGAGTTAAGGCCAGCGGGTCTACTTCAGTCAATGGTATGCCCAAAGACGCAAAGTATTGGGCTAAAGTGTGTAATAAGTTTTCGGCAACGGGCGAAATCGGCGTATATGCTGAAGACAAATAGACTTCATGCACCGCTTCTTGATGGGTAAGAACGGCTGTCAACACCGCTAATCCAAAAGAACCGGCAACTCGTTGCACAATGTTATTGATGGCGGAACCCGTTCCGACCAATGCTGTGGGAACCCGGGACATCCCCGCGGTAATCGCTGGCATCATTGTTAAGCCAATGCCAAGCCCACGCAAACTCAGCCATAACACCACATCACTGACAGGCGTATTCACGCTGAGGTTATGTAGCAGATAAGTGGTATACGCTAAAATTAGCAACCCCGGAATAACTAACGGTTTGGCGCCAATTTTGTCATAAAGACGCCCGGATAAGCCCATAGTTAAAGCGGTAGCCAGCGCACTGGGCATTAACATCAGGCCCGTTTCTAAAGCTCCATACCCCACTACCGTTTGTAAGAACAACGGCACATAAAAAATTCCGGCAAACATTCCCATGGTCACAATGACGGTGATAATATTGGCCACGGCAAACGAACCATGGGCAAATACACGCAAATCCAGAAGAGGATGCTCCGTGGTCAGTTCCCACAACACAAACAATATCAATAACAAACTAGACGCGCCTAAGATGAGGACAATCGGTTCCGAGGTCCATCCCCAAGTTTCTCCTTCAGATAATCCGAGTAGAAGTCCAAAAAGTCCGCCAGCCGCCAAAACAAATCCCACAGTATCCAAAGGAATTTTCGAGGTCGGCGCAAATGGGGGAACAAAGGCCAAGCTCAGAAACAGGCCAATAATCCCTATCGGCACGTTAATATAAAAAATCAGGCGCCAATTTACATATTCCACCAGATATCCTCCGAGTGTCGGACCAATAGCCGGCGCGACAATCGCCGTTAATCCCCATATCCCCATGGCCGTACCGATACGATAGCGGGGCACCATGCGGTAGAGCATAGCCATGGTAATGGGCATAATCAATCCCCCACCCGTTGCTTGGAGGACACGAAAGACCATGAGAGTACCTAAACTCCATGACAATCCAGAAAGCGCTGAGCCTATCGTGAAAACGGCTAGGGATGTCATATAGATTCGGCGATATCCAAATCGTTCTCCTAACCACCCCGCAAGCGGAACCACCGCACCCAGTGTCAATAAGTAAATTGTCACAACCCATTGCACTTGTTGCGTGTTGACCGAGAAAACGCTTTCCAATTTGGGAATGGCAATATTGACTATCGATGTATCCAAAATCGCCATAAAACCGCCGATGACTAAAACAAAGAGAGCCGGTCCCCAATTAGCAGTATATTCAGTTTCATTGGAGCGACTTGCCATGAAAGCGCAACCTCCTCCCTACCCGGTATGAAGGACAACTCATTGTTGTCTACACTGGAATCTATTACTTTAACTCATTCATTAACTCATTCATTGATG is a window encoding:
- a CDS encoding DHA2 family efflux MFS transporter permease subunit produces the protein MASRSNETEYTANWGPALFVLVIGGFMAILDTSIVNIAIPKLESVFSVNTQQVQWVVTIYLLTLGAVVPLAGWLGERFGYRRIYMTSLAVFTIGSALSGLSWSLGTLMVFRVLQATGGGLIMPITMAMLYRMVPRYRIGTAMGIWGLTAIVAPAIGPTLGGYLVEYVNWRLIFYINVPIGIIGLFLSLAFVPPFAPTSKIPLDTVGFVLAAGGLFGLLLGLSEGETWGWTSEPIVLILGASSLLLILFVLWELTTEHPLLDLRVFAHGSFAVANIITVIVTMGMFAGIFYVPLFLQTVVGYGALETGLMLMPSALATALTMGLSGRLYDKIGAKPLVIPGLLILAYTTYLLHNLSVNTPVSDVVLWLSLRGLGIGLTMMPAITAGMSRVPTALVGTGSAINNIVQRVAGSFGLAVLTAVLTHQEAVHEVYLSSAYTPISPVAENLLHTLAQYFASLGIPLTEVDPLALTLLHENILQQAFVMAMDDVFVLASWITLTGLIFAIMLKSYHAVQDSAQRPFQSSSSARQQVEM
- a CDS encoding UvrD-helicase domain-containing protein; the protein is MEYRFEKSSRTFLAEQTTLSHVLRTIDEGLNRLLTRDRQPVSGANDIAVYEAVARGEQKWFEEWDRHRSSPYYGRLEYIDHDENDVMEVVYVSKSQRSLSFRDGKDRVINVIPWNAPVAKMYITHRSVPNIWDLKRVTRLVIQAATLDEVTDLYRDANLPDLGDLGEFIESKMFEKSSGGKLADIVATLQEEQYDLIVQPMRQSLVINGGPGSGKTEIALHRVVHLLHSQSLTAKQILYLGPSAPFLRYVSDILPSLDATDIVLHDLGAWVSAYAGLPVRPQILYQEESKLYDLGFVEFVDRWFKEYLEEVALKLGPLEMEFNVDRMSGKQTRVASLLCEDVARLLASAKSLSHGVQLLRERWTSVVETVLVGSESHEFQTAMSQARQRFAAWLATSHLPRDINDVAPLYSTVRKQFGLSSPFSLQGTWGIGDALGLLYLSTKIFSPKQRYALIVLDEAQDLPAIGFALVRQLLTANGSLTVVGDPYQHLTDFSQPLSWETLAQQLQARYIVLKDNYRSRAKVVQLANAAHPAGIEQRPRRPGGIIHPPYSLGHHAAEKLIHEVERLVSRYSGQVALIFANKIPHQLREELFALQPEQLKMAVEPADPEGYQVIISTVKYAKGLEFDAAILVAESATAFELVLGGAYQLYTAISRAREEVMMFGLGHMPRHYQTLYESVSHD